Sequence from the Chitinophagales bacterium genome:
CGTGCGGGATTGCTGGCTGTTCAGGGACCGAATGCCATTAAAGTGTTGCAGAAGCTGACCACTACCGACCTGTCGCAGATTCCTTATTACAAATTTGCGCGCGGCGTTTTTGGCGGGGTAAAAAATGTGCTGATGTCAAACACCGGTTACACCGGCGCCGGCGGGTTTGAAATTTATTTTGATACGGCTGATGCGGGAGATCTGTGGTATAAGATTTTTGAAGCGGGCAAAGAATTCGGCATACAGCCAATCGGCCTCGGGGCAAGAGATACATTACGGCTGGAAATGGGTTTTTGCCTGTATGGTAATGATATAGATGATACCACATCACCGATTGAAGCAGGGCTTGGCTGGATCACCAAATTCACCAAGGATTTTGTTGCCAGGGATATCATTGAAGCACAAAAAAAGAATGGTGTTGCACGTAAACTGGTAGGATTTGAAATGATTGATAAAGGGATTGCCCGTCACGGCCATAATATTGTGGATGCAGATGGCAAGACGATCGGCACCGTAACGAGTGGAACGCAATCACTCACGCTGCAAAAGGCGATTGGTATGGGATATGTGCCGGTGGAGCTTTCCGCCGAAGGCAGTACCCTTTATATATCCATTCGCGACAGGCAATTGAAGGCCAGGGTGGTTAAGATGCCGTTTTTGAAAAAGTAAAGTTGTTGGCATGAAGCGGATCGCTTCTATGCACGCTCCGCTTCCTGGTAAGCAATCGTGTTCAGGTGAAGGATAATAAACAGCCTGTAGGAATGCGGTTGATTTCATCCTTAACAATTCATGGTTACAGCGTTGAGCAGGAATTTTCTCACGGGTCACTCTTGTCATGATGGAAAATATTTTCGTTCACCCGCCTGATGTTTGTGTTGAAGAATTGATTACCCGGAATCAATTCAGCTTAGGCGTCAAAAAAGTAACCGGATCATTCCATAATACGCGCCGTTTTATGAATAATGGTTGTGCCGGAAAAAGATAACATTAAAAATTCTGGCTACCTTTCCACCACTAAAAGAATCGCATTTGCCTGATAAATCAACCCTGGAAGTTTGCCTTACACCGGGCTTATTACCGCTGTATCCGATCAATGGAAAAGTGGTGGTAGTGATAGATGTCTTGCGGGCAACCACAACCATGTGTGTGGCATTGGATCAGGGTGCCGAAAAGGTTATTCCTGTTGAAACGATTGATGAATGCCTGAGCTACAAAGGGCGGGAGGGCTATATTTTAGCCGGTGAACGCAATGGCAGAAAAGTGGAGGGGTTTCATTTTGGCAATTCACCCTTTGAGTTTATGAATGGCGTAGTGAAAGGTAAAATACTCGTGCTCACCACTACTAACGGCACACGTGCCATCAAGATGACCGAGTCTTCTCACCAGGTGGTGATTGGCGGCTTTCTCAATTTTTCCGCTTTGGCGAAATGGCTGATCAGCGAGGGGAAAGACACTTTATTGCTTTGTTCGGGCTGGCGCGATAAATTTAACCTCGAAGACACCGTGTTTGCAGGCGCACTGATTCATCATATCAAAGAGTTTTTCCTGGTGGATTCCGATTCCGCATTTGCCGCGGAAAAGCTCTACCTTAACTCGAGGCGTAACATGTTTCATTTCATGAAGCAATCGTCTCATTACCGCCGGCTGGCACATCTTGGTGTCATCAACGATATCAAGTACTGCCTTCGCCCCGACTTAACCGACGTGGTGCCGGTACTGAAAAACGGGGAGCTCGTGCGGGCCGACTACCGCAAGGATATGGAAGGAGAATTTTTCTCACTGAATGATCTGGATTAACCTGCATGTTGCAGACTGGAGCAATCTGCCTTCCTGTTCAGTTATGAAAGTTTTTAATGAATGGTGATCGGCTTTTTTCGATCATGATAGTGCCGGTTATATACGCAAGGAATAAACTGATTTTTCAACATTGAACAAACTGGTGCTCATTGTCGGTGTAGGTGGTTTCTTAGGTACGGTTGCCCGTTTTCTCTCGCAGCAACTCGTTTAT
This genomic interval carries:
- the gcvT gene encoding glycine cleavage system aminomethyltransferase GcvT, encoding MKTTLLTDTHIKLGAKMAEFAGFNMPISYAGINAEHQCVRENVGVFDVSHMGEFVIKGSRALELIQLVTSNDASKLKIGDVQYSCLPNDKGGIVDDLLVYHLQDNSYMLVVNASNIEKDWNWIMQHNTFGAEMNNISDRAGLLAVQGPNAIKVLQKLTTTDLSQIPYYKFARGVFGGVKNVLMSNTGYTGAGGFEIYFDTADAGDLWYKIFEAGKEFGIQPIGLGARDTLRLEMGFCLYGNDIDDTTSPIEAGLGWITKFTKDFVARDIIEAQKKNGVARKLVGFEMIDKGIARHGHNIVDADGKTIGTVTSGTQSLTLQKAIGMGYVPVELSAEGSTLYISIRDRQLKARVVKMPFLKK
- a CDS encoding 2-phosphosulfolactate phosphatase, with protein sequence MPDKSTLEVCLTPGLLPLYPINGKVVVVIDVLRATTTMCVALDQGAEKVIPVETIDECLSYKGREGYILAGERNGRKVEGFHFGNSPFEFMNGVVKGKILVLTTTNGTRAIKMTESSHQVVIGGFLNFSALAKWLISEGKDTLLLCSGWRDKFNLEDTVFAGALIHHIKEFFLVDSDSAFAAEKLYLNSRRNMFHFMKQSSHYRRLAHLGVINDIKYCLRPDLTDVVPVLKNGELVRADYRKDMEGEFFSLNDLD